The genomic region TATCCAATAGTATTCAAAGAATTTAAGTTTTTGTTATATCCCATTTTCAGTAAATTTTTTACTTCATCTATTAATCCTTCTTTTAGCATTTTTTCAACTCTTAAATTAATTCTTTCATGAAGTTCTTTCCTATCTCTGTCCAATATAATAATGTTAAATTCATAGGGGGATTGAATTTTGTGATTTTTTATTAATTCAGACATTTTTTTCCCAGAAATAATATATATTTCTAATGCTCTAATACTTCTTTTTAAATCATTTTGATGTATTCTTAAATAACTTTCTGGATCAACATCTTTTAAAATTTCTCTTATTATACCAGGTTGAGAATTTTCTAATTTTCTCAGATAACTTCTTAATGTTAATGAGCTTGGAGATTCAAAAAATCCTTTATAAATAGCATCAAAATATAAACCAGTTCCACCAGAAATAACAGGTATTTTTCCCCTATTTAATATATCTTCTATAACTTTTAATGCATCCATTCTATACATATATGCATTATAATATTGATCTGGTTCAACAAAATCAATTAAATGATGTTTTATTTTCTTTTGTTCTTCTTCTGTAGGTTTTGCAGTTCCTATATTCATATATTTATATATCTGTCTGGAATCACAAGAAACAACTTCAAAGTTATTTCCAAGTTCAGTAAGTAAACCTGTTTTACCGACAGCAGTTGGACCTAATATAACAGGTATTTTCATTTTAAATAAATCACCCCATAAAATACACCAGAATTTTTACTTCCGTCTATTTTATCAAATTTATATTTATCCCATATAGAATCTTTTACATGTGCTTTAATGATTACTTTATTTTTTGCCACTCTTTTCATTTCTTCAATATCAGAAGGTTCAAGTTCATCATATACAGCAAACCGCCTTAAAGGATTTAAGGCAGATGATTCAAATACCGGATTTTCAAACATTGGATCACAATATATAATATCATAGCTATTATCTTTTTGTTTTCTAATAAAACGTTTATAATTATCGTTTATTATTTCTATTTTTTTAGATGCTTCTTTTAACCATTTTATCTTATAAGGATAATATTTAATGCTTTCTTTTACAACAAAATATATAGGGAAAGATCCTTCTAAACCTATTAATTTTCCATTATCTAATTGTGAAGCAATTAGCAAAGCTTCACTTCCAAGACCAAAAGTTAAATCTAAAACTGTTTCATTTCCATTTAATGCCAAATTGTTTAATAAATAATCTTTTTTATCCGATACGTAATTTTTCATTCTTATTTTCACTATAGAAGGATGAAAGAAAAATTCAAAGTCGTCTTTTTTTACTTTAACAGTAAGATTTTTTTCTACAACAAAATAAATGTTGTTTGTTTTTAAATGTCTTCTATTTTTGTATATTAAACCATATTGTTCAGCGAGTTGTTTGGCTCGCTGAAGTTGTTCCTTCGATGGTTTGTGGGACGTAGTTATAATTAATTTTTCCATTTTTTATTGTCACACCTTTCTCTTCCAATAATTTTTTTATCATATCTCTTTCTTTTTCTATAGCATTAAGTTTCCTTTTTAATGATTCAAATTCACTTTGCGTTTTTTTATATTCATTACTTAGTTCAGCATATATAAATAGCATACGAACCATTTGTATGCCAAAATATAGTATTACAAAGATTATAGCAAAATAAAGAATCAATTTAAAAATATTAATTTTTTTTTCTTTTTTCTTTTTTTTGCCAACGATAATTTTTTTTCTTTCCATTTTTTATCCTTTCAATCCTGAACGTGCAATTCCTGCTACAAAATATTTTTGCATGAATATGAATAACAGAATTATAGGAATTACAGAAAATGTAGAAGCAGCCATTAAAAGATTATATAAAGTTCCTGATTCTGTTGTAAATGTTTGCAAACCAACCGCTAATGTTCTCATTTCTGGAGATTTGGTTACAATCAAAACCCACAAGAAAGCATTCCAGCTGCCAACAAATTTAAGCAAAGCACCGGTTATTAAAGCAGGTTTACTTAGTGGAACCATAACAGTCCATAAAAATCTCCAGCTACTGCTACCATCGATTTTAGCAGCATCCCATAAGTCATTAGGTATAGTTAAAAATTGCTGTCTTAAAAGGAATATTGCAAATACACTAACTATCCATGGAATAATTAATGCATAATATGTATCAAGCCATCTAAATTTACTGATTGTTATGAAGTTTGGAACAAGCATTACTTCTCCAGGAACCATCATTGTAGCTAAAAATAGTGTGAATAAAATATTTTTGCCCCAGAATTCAAGTTTTGCAAAAGCAAAAGCTGCCATTGCAGAAATAATGATTTCAAAAATTGTTGTTGATGTTGCCATAAATACTGTGTTTATATAATATTTTGAAAATGGAGCAGCGTTCCATGCATCGACATAATTCTGGAAAACATTTGCAAATATTTGAGAAGGTGTAAATTGTGCCTTCATAGTTGGTTGTTCATCGAGAAACTATAATGCATAGATGTCTTTAAAATAAATCTCGATATTTGAATAATTTCTATAATATACTTTATCAACAATATCAGGTTTTTCTAACAAATCTACTTTTGATATAGCATCAGAATATACTTTATTGAAATTTTCAAGCACTCTATTATATACATTTCTTAAAATAGATAAATCTAAAAGTTTCCTTTTATCAAGATTTTTTTCTTTTATAAAATCAATATCAAAGCTGTTTAGATAAGTATCAATATTTTCCAGATTAACATTTTTAATTTTTGATAAGCTTCTTATAATAATCAACGTTCTTGACAAGTCTTCAGAAGATATTTTTAATTCCTGTAGAACTTTATCATTAAAATCATGTTCTATGTTTAAAACGAAATTATCTTTAATCTTTAATATATCGAGTTTTTGATTAATGTCTTTTTTAAACTCCTCTGGAATATCAGATGAATTTAGAGCCTTTAAAAAGTTATTTTTCATGGTTTCTTTTGTTGGGACATTAAATTTTATTAATAATTTATCTGTGGAATATTTTTGTATATCATTAAATTTCTTTTCAAAAAAAGATTTGAATTTTAAAGAATTTTTGTTGTGTATAATGGCATTATAAATATTTTTCTCAAGTAATCTATTAACATTTCTTAAGTACATATCGGTATATGAAATAAATTTAATTGTATTTAACTTTTCTATTATATCATTAATTTCATCATTTGATATTATACCAGTTCCTTTAGAATAATTTGAGATTAATACTGAAATATTGGTTAAATCAGTTTTTAGATTTTCAAGATAATTTTTAAGTTCTTCTTTTTTTTCTTCTTTTTCTTTTTTTATAATAGAATTATCTGTATTTTTAATTCTGAGATAAGGTAATCTATTTAAAGAAATTTTTAGAAATTTATCAATATAATTTATGGATTTTTTTACTTCTTTATTAAGAGATTTAAGTATTTGTGCCTTTTTAAATAAACCATTTGAAGATGAATATAGACTAAAATAGAAATTTTCAAAGCTTTCAGGATTGTTTTCAAGAGAATTAATTTTATTTGATAGTTCTGGTATTAAGGGAAAATTTGCATTATATGCTTTTATATCATTGATTAAATTAGCTAAATTAGTATTATTTGCATAATTTAAAGCAGGAAATTTTAATGTTATTAAACCCCGTCTTACAGCATCATCTTCGACAGTTAAAACTTTTTTATATGGGTTATAAACACTCTCACTTTGAGAAGCTCTAAATTCTGCTAAACTAAGACTTCCCTGATTTCCCAACGAAGTAGAAGGTGAATTTTTAATATTTACAGATATTTCAGATTTGAAATTTTTTGATGTCCATTTTGGTGGCCATTGAGAGATTTCACTTCCTGTTTTAAATGAAGTTACAACCATCCATGCAAAAGGCATAGCCATTACTATAGCCCCACCAATAACTAATAAATAAACTATTAAAGTTCCCATTGTATTCATAAATTTTGTCCAGGACATTATAAGACCCCCTTAAGAATCGTAATGGACACGTTTTTTCCCGGCTACAAACTGGATAAATGTGAATATAAGTATAATACCAAATAATACATATGCAGCCGCACTTGCCTGTCCCATTCTTTGTTCACCATAGAATTTTTCAAAAACATAATAAACTACAGTTAAACCGCTATTGTTGTATGGACCCGGGAGTCCTGAATAAAGAACAAATATTTCAGAAAATACTTTAAATGCACCAATCATAGAAACTATTAAAATAAAAAATGTTGTTGGAGAAAGCAAAGGCCAGGTAATGTAGGCGAATTTTTGCCATGTTGTTGCCCCGTCAACTTCAGCCGCTTCATAATAGCTTTTATCTATATTTTGAAGACCTGCTAAAAAGATTATTGAATAGTATCCTACCAATTTCCATATGGATATAATGGCTATTGTTGGAATTGTCCATTTTTCATCTTTTAGCCATAATATTTTATCCACACCAAAAAAAGAAAGGATATAATTTAATAGACCATTATCATTGAATATCCATTGCCATACTAAGGATACAGCAACAACACTGGTTACAAAAGGAATAAAATATATAGTTCTGAAAAAAACTTTTCCATGTATTTCTTGATAAAACAATAAGGCGATGATTAATGATAAAAATATTGTTATAGGCATAGATAACAAAACATAATAGCTGGTATTCCAAATGGCCTTTAGAAAATCCGCTTCTTCTTTTGCCATACTTAAATAAGTGACAATTTCAGGTATTTTAATTAATTTTATTCCTAAAATATATATTCCAATAAAAATTAATAACCTTAATAATAATTTATCAGGAGTTCCTTCGATTTTTTTCATAGCTGCAATAGCAACATAAGAGAAAGCAAGCCAAAGGAAAATAATCCATTGTAAATTATAATTTATATAATTCCACAAAACAAAGGTTATTAAGCCAAATATCGCATTTATAAAAACAAGTTTTTTAACCTTTTTATCGGAAATTCGTTTTGAATCTAAAATAGCATTTAATAAATAAGCTACGAAAAATACAATAAAAAAGGTACCTAAAAAAGCAACATTAAAAGTCAAATCTACAGGATGTTTTAGTTTAAACAATTCCGTATAATTTTCAAATCCAATAAATTGAGGATTTGCCTGATTTTTAAAGTCCCATTTAAAAAAACTTAATACAAATGAATATATAATAGGCCAGAAAACAAAGATCGATAAAACAATCATAGAAGGTAGAATATATAAATATGCAGTTAAGCTTTCC from Marinitoga aeolica harbors:
- a CDS encoding carbohydrate ABC transporter permease, which codes for MPAEILIPIIGVSIAIILAILMKVSKFFLSPHAWRRTRESLTAYLYILPSMIVLSIFVFWPIIYSFVLSFFKWDFKNQANPQFIGFENYTELFKLKHPVDLTFNVAFLGTFFIVFFVAYLLNAILDSKRISDKKVKKLVFINAIFGLITFVLWNYINYNLQWIIFLWLAFSYVAIAAMKKIEGTPDKLLLRLLIFIGIYILGIKLIKIPEIVTYLSMAKEEADFLKAIWNTSYYVLLSMPITIFLSLIIALLFYQEIHGKVFFRTIYFIPFVTSVVAVSLVWQWIFNDNGLLNYILSFFGVDKILWLKDEKWTIPTIAIISIWKLVGYYSIIFLAGLQNIDKSYYEAAEVDGATTWQKFAYITWPLLSPTTFFILIVSMIGAFKVFSEIFVLYSGLPGPYNNSGLTVVYYVFEKFYGEQRMGQASAAAYVLFGIILIFTFIQFVAGKKRVHYDS
- a CDS encoding class I SAM-dependent methyltransferase, whose amino-acid sequence is MEKLIITTSHKPSKEQLQRAKQLAEQYGLIYKNRRHLKTNNIYFVVEKNLTVKVKKDDFEFFFHPSIVKIRMKNYVSDKKDYLLNNLALNGNETVLDLTFGLGSEALLIASQLDNGKLIGLEGSFPIYFVVKESIKYYPYKIKWLKEASKKIEIINDNYKRFIRKQKDNSYDIIYCDPMFENPVFESSALNPLRRFAVYDELEPSDIEEMKRVAKNKVIIKAHVKDSIWDKYKFDKIDGSKNSGVFYGVIYLK
- the miaA gene encoding tRNA (adenosine(37)-N6)-dimethylallyltransferase MiaA, with product MKIPVILGPTAVGKTGLLTELGNNFEVVSCDSRQIYKYMNIGTAKPTEEEQKKIKHHLIDFVEPDQYYNAYMYRMDALKVIEDILNRGKIPVISGGTGLYFDAIYKGFFESPSSLTLRSYLRKLENSQPGIIREILKDVDPESYLRIHQNDLKRSIRALEIYIISGKKMSELIKNHKIQSPYEFNIIILDRDRKELHERINLRVEKMLKEGLIDEVKNLLKMGYNKNLNSLNTIGYKEVLEYIEEKYDYDKMVHYIKRNTRRYARRQIIYFRGYDNVTWINLSNEKNPVEKIKNLIFSNIE